In one window of Clupea harengus chromosome 4, Ch_v2.0.2, whole genome shotgun sequence DNA:
- the srms gene encoding tyrosine-protein kinase Srms — protein sequence MEDCCRTCMPCLSRLWNWVWPEFHYPNITRPAEIRTVSGDISVPAPKKKPTQLYAALFDFEARSEEELTVKEGDKLSVIEKRGDYVLAKKLTGTLESGLLPANYVALVQDEFAKYKWYYGNINRQKAEQLLLAPQNKNGSFLVRISESHSDEYTISGRNEGQVYHYRIRRSVIGAYFVSEKISFATLDELIRYYQTNSKGLGCPLEQPCVQQRELFDMEPWERPREEFKLQRKLGEGHFGEVWEATWSSKNQKVAIKMLKQEDTKQDEFIKEVHALKNLHHPKLIKLLAMCSRGEPVYIVTELMSKGSLKSYLATPEGQILTSAHLIYMASQVAEGMAYLEDRHIVHRDLAARNILVGEDLICKVADFGLARIIKDSVYTASRSTKIPVRWTAPEAALYQRFSVKSDVWSFGVLLYEMMSRGKMPYDGKSNKEVLEILASGYRLPSPPKCPPNIYRIMLECWNPEPSKRPSFHALHSQLDNIYSRLYFKTIEV from the exons ATGGAGGACTGTTGTCGCACTTGTATGCCATGTTTGAGTAGGTTATGGAACTGGGTATGGCCCGAATTTCATTATCCGAACATCACTCGGCCAGCAGAAATCCGGACAGTCTCAGGTGATATCAGTGTACCAGCGCCTAAGAAAAAGCCAACGCAGCTTTATGCGGCTTTGTTTGATTTCGAAGCCAGGAGCGAGGAGGAGCTCACTGTTAAAGAAGGTGACAAACTGTCGGTCATCGAAAAGCGGGGTGATTATGTGCTTGCCAAAAAACTTACCGGCACACTGGAGTCAGGATTACTACCGGCTAACTATGTAGCTTTGGTTCAAGATGAATTTGCAAAATACAA ATGGTACTACGGGAACATCAACAGGCAGAAGGCTGAGCAGCTTCTCCTGGCCCCACAAAACAAGAACGGCTCTTTCCTGGTGCGCATCAGTGAGAGCCACAGCGACGAATACACCATCTCAG GCAGAAATGAAGGTCAAGTCTATCATTATCGTATCCGTCGGTCGGTGATCGGCGCCTACTTTGTGTCTGAGAAGATCTCCTTTGCCACTCTGGATGAGCTCATTCGGTATTACCAGACCAACAGCAAGGGTCTGGGTTGCCCCCTGGAGCAGCCATGTGTTCAACAG CGAGAGCTGTTCGACATGGAGCCATGGGAGCGGCCTCGGGAGGAGTTCAAGCTGCAGAGGAAGTTAGGGGAGGGGCACTTCGGAGAGGTGTGGGAGGCAACATGGAGCAGCAAAAACCAGAAGGTGGCCATCAAGATGTTAAAGCAAG AGGACACCAAGCAGGATGAGTTCATAAAGGAGGTGCACGCCCTGAAGAACCTGCACCACCCTAAACTCATCAAGCTGCTGGCCATGTGCTCTCGCGGAGAGCCCGTCTACATTGTCACCGAGCTCATGAGCAAGGGCAGCCTGAAGTCCTACCTGGCCA CCCCCGAGGGTCAGATACTGACCTCAGCCCACCTCATCTACATGGCCAGTCAGGTGGCAGAGGGCATGGCCTACCTGGAGGACCGGCACATTGTTCACCGTGACCTGGCCGCTAGAAACATCCTGGTCGGGGAAGACCTCATCTGCAAAGTTGCCGACTTTGGTCTGGCCCGCATCATAAAG GACAGTGTGTACACAGCCAGCAGAAGCACAAAGATTCCTGTGCGCTGGACGGCCCCCGAGGCGGCCCTTTACCAGCGCTTCTCCGTCAAATCAGACGTCTGGTCCTTCGGCGTGCTACTCTACGAGATGATGTCACGAGGGAAGATGCCATatgatg GGAAGAGTAATAAGGAGGTGCTGGAGATCCTGGCATCGGGGTACCGGTTACCCAGTCCGCCCAAGTGCCCACCTAACATTTATCGCATCATGCTGGAGTGCTGGAACCCGGAGCCCTCCAAGCGTCCATCCTTCCACGCCCTGCACAGCCAGCTGGACAACATCTACTCCAGACTCTACTTCAAAACCATAGAGGTGTAG